One Xiphophorus maculatus strain JP 163 A chromosome 10, X_maculatus-5.0-male, whole genome shotgun sequence genomic region harbors:
- the LOC111609866 gene encoding microfibril-associated glycoprotein 4-like produces MLCPYRRAMTIKLFLLLLVPVATSCSALSLPLDCNDVYIQDTSRPSGVYTIYPIGTTSAVQVYCDMDSLGGKWTVFQRRMDGSVNFYRPWDQYKLGFGNAAGEYWLGLENVFHLTKRRTELLIDMEDFDGNKSYACYTSFSVGPQSDGYRLHLTGFTNGGAGDSLSHISGQKFSTFDKDQDTWVNNCARSFLAGFWYSDCHSANPNGVYLWGADSTLYAIGVEWTSWKGRGYSLKAISMKIRPAQ; encoded by the exons ATGTTATGTCCGTACAGAAGAGCAATGACCATTAAG ctgtttcttCTCCTTCTGGTTCCCGTGGCGACCAGCTGCTCAGCTCTCAGCCTTCCTCTGGACTGCAATGACGTCTACATCCAAGACACCAGCCGACCCAGCGGAGTTTACACCATCTATCCCATCGGAACCACGTCGGCAGTCCAG GTTTACTGCGACATGGACTCTCTGGGAGGAAAGTGGACG GTTTTCCAGAGGAGGATGGACGGCTCCGTGAACTTCTACAGGCCCTGGGATCAGTACAAGCTCGGCTTCGGGAACGCGGCGGGAGAGTACTGGCTCG GTCTGGAAAATGTCTTCCACCTGACTAAGAGGAGAACAGAGCTGCTGATCGACATGGAGGACTTCGATGGAAACAAGTCGTATGCCTGTTACACCTCGTTCTCCGTGGGCCCACAGTCTGACGGCTACAGACTTCACCTGACTGGATTCACTAACGGAGGGGCAG GAGACTCTCTGAGTCACATCAGTGGACAAAAGTTCTCGACATTCGATAAAGATCAGGACACCTGGGTGAACAACTGCGCCCGATCGTTCCTTGCAGGGTTCTGGTACTCCGATTGTCACAGTGCGAACCCAAACGGCGTGTACCTCTGGGGGGCCGACAGCACTCTTTATGCCATCGGAGTGGAGTGGACGTCCTGGAAGGGCAGGGGCTACTCCCTCAAGGCCATCAGCATGAAGATCCGTCCAGCACAGTGA
- the LOC102238004 gene encoding microfibril-associated glycoprotein 4-like, which translates to MLDPYRRAMTIKLFLLLLVPVATSCSALSLPLDCNDVYVQDTSRPSGVYTIYPIGTTSAVQVYCDMDSLGGKWTVFQRRMDGSVNFYRPWDQYKFGFGNAAGEYWLGLENVFHLTKRRTELLIDMEDFDGNKSYACYTSFSVGPQSDGYRLHLTGFTNGGAGDSLSHISGQKFSTFDKDQDTWVNNCARSFLAGFWYSDCHSANPNGVYLWGADSTLYAIGVEWTSWKGRGYSLKAISMKIRPA; encoded by the exons ATGTTAGATCCTTACAGAAGAGCAATGACCATTAAG ctgtttcttCTCCTTCTGGTTCCCGTGGCGACCAGCTGCTCAGCTCTCAGCCTCCCTCTGGACTGCAATGATGTCTACGTCCAAGACACCAGCCGACCCAGCGGAGTTTACACCATCTATCCCATCGGAACCACATCGGCCGTCCAG GTTTACTGCGACATGGACTCTCTGGGAGGAAAGTGGACG GTTTTCCAGAGGAGGATGGACGGCTCCGTGAACTTCTACAGGCCCTGGGATCAGTACAAGTTCGGCTTCGGGAACGCGGCGGGAGAGTACTGGCTCG GTCTGGAAAATGTCTTCCACCTGACTAAGAGGAGAACAGAGCTGCTGATCGACATGGAGGACTTCGATGGAAACAAGTCGTATGCCTGTTACACCTCGTTCTCCGTGGGCCCACAGTCTGACGGCTACAGACTTCACCTGACTGGATTCACTAACGGAGGGGCAG GAGACTCTCTGAGTCACATCAGTGGACAAAAGTTCTCGACATTCGATAAAGATCAGGACACCTGGGTGAACAACTGCGCCCGATCGTTCCTTGCAGGGTTCTGGTACTCCGATTGTCACAGTGCGAACCCAAACGGCGTGTACCTCTGGGGGGCCGACAGCACTCTTTATGCCATCGGAGTGGAGTGGACGTCCTGGAAGGGCAGGGGCTACTCCCTCAAGGCCATCAGCATGAAGATCCGTCCAGCATAG
- the LOC102237747 gene encoding stonustoxin subunit beta-like, with the protein MDKGVTQVAALGRPFTLGMLYDASKDQIIPGVTLWDESTLQHMIMENSQHSSDFKITSSDSLDMKSNLLDVNASLKASFLGGLIEVGGSAKYLNDKKKSHNQSRITFQYKATTTFKQLNISADEMKKQLKIADDMKCLATHVVTGILYGANAFFVLDSNKMDTKTLQKIEGNLQATINKFPRISVSGEVDIKLSNEEQAVADAFSCTFYGDLIPEKNPTSFQDALLTYVNLPTLLGAKKEHSVPLKVWLMPLKNFDPSASEVKMELSTGLLEKAQNAMVELQNLKMRCNDCLADSYQFPQISTILLSFKQKCSTYEGMLQDLIAKKIPGIRAGKEDENELLRILDEKEQSPFNSDKLNKWMANMEKEVNVIKSCIKAMDGTKILPKESDVVEELLCPKVEDVLCFVFTSLEKSDPYLQKMAEYMETMDIKATGNVSPATEEKELTRIREKSTEIRELAAGLKNEAKYRFVVTAKENKMYKGATIYHYRNDRLITEDFKRLNLVGLEKIKEITRRGDLLWYASSLNMDPDTAHPNLILDGTKSVTHGDRQSYPDNHLRFNKVYQLMFKESLTKLHYWEVELNIVKGIDSAVGISYKGIHRKGGYSKWTAFGQNTMSWSLGWRWKNHRGQPKFYIEHNGTCTKKPIPNTGLSCVGVYLNCHTGSLSYYVVRGDKVDHIHTFEFLNFSEPVYPCLKICKKNGYLKLRL; encoded by the exons ATGGACAAAGGTGTTACTCAAGTTGCTGCTCTTGGTCGGCCTTTTACCTTAGGCATGCTTTATGATGCTAGCAAAGATCAAATCATCCCAG GTGTCACTCTGTGGGATGAATCGACCCTACAACACATGATTATGGAAAATTCCCAGCATAGCAGTGATTTTAAAATCACCTCCTCCGATTCCTTGGACATGAAGTCTAATCTGCTGGATGTGAATGCCTCTCTAAAAGCCAGTTTTCTGGGCGGTCTGATTGAAGTCGGAGGATCTGCAAAGTATCTGAATGACAAGAAGAAATCCCACAATCAAAGCCGCATAACCTTCCAGTACAAAGCCACCACCACTTTCAAGCAGCTGAACATATCGGCTGATGAAATGAAGAAGCAGCTGAAGATTGCTGATGACATGAAGTGTTTGGCCACTCATGTTGTCACTGGTATCCTTTACGGTGCAAATGCATTCTTTGTGTTGGACAGTAACAAGATGGACACGAAAACCCTTCAGAAGATTGAGGGCAACCTCCAAGCTACTATAAACAAGTTCCCCAGAATAAGCGTGAGTGGAGAAGTTGACATCAAACTGTCTAATGAAGAACAAGCTGTGGCTGACGCATTTTCCTGCACATTCTATGGAGACCTGattccagaaaaaaaccctACATCATTCCAGGATGCACTGCTGACTTACGTCAATCTCCCAACTCTACTAGGTGCAAAGAAAGAGCACAGTGTTCCACTGAAGGTCTGGTTGATGCCTCTGAAGAATTTTGATCCATCAGCTTCCGAGGTGAAAATGGAACTGAGTACTGGGCTTTTGGAAAAGGCTCAAAATGCCATGGTAGAGCTTCAGAACTTGAAAATGAGATGCAATGATTGCTTGGCAGACAGCTATCAATTCCCGCAGATTTCCACAATTTTGTTAAGTTTCAAGCAAAAGTGTAGCACGTACGAAGGGATGCTTCAAGATCTAATTGCAAAGAAGATTCCAGGCATCAGGGCAGGAAAGGAAGACGAGAATGAGCTGTTGAGAATCTTGGATGAGAAAGAACAGTCTCCGTTCAATTcagacaaattaaataaatggatggcaaacatggaaaaagaagTAAATGTGATCAAGTCCTGTATTAAGGCAATGGATGGAACAAAGATCCTCCCAAAAGAGTCTGACGTTGTTGAGGAGCTTCTGTGCCCCAAAGTAGAGGATGTCCTCTGCTTCGTTTTTACCTCTCTGGAAAAGTCAGATCCTTATCTTCAGAAAATGGCAGAGTACATGGAGACAATGGACATCAAGGCCACAGGGAATGTCAGTCCAGCCACTGAGGAAAAAGAATTAACAAGAATaagagaaaaatccacagagatCCGTGAACTTGCGGCAGGTCTGAAGAACGAAGCAAAATACAGATTTGTAGTAACAGCCAAGGAAAACAAGATGTACAAAGGAGCAACCATCTACCACTACAGGAACGACAGACTGATCACGGAAGATTTTAAAAGACTCAATTTAGTtggtttagaaaaaataaaagaaataacaagAAGAGGAGATCTCCTGTGGT ATGCCAGCAGCCTCAATATGGATCCAGACACAGCACACCCAAACCTCATTCTCGATGGAACCAAGAGTGTGACACACGGAGACAGGCAGTCATATCCCGATAACCACCTGAGATTTAACAAAGTCTACCAGCTCATGTTCAAAGAAAGTCTGACAAAGCTCCACTACTGGGAGGTGGAACTGAACATTGTCAAAGGTATAGATAGCGCTGTTGGTATTTCTTACAAAGGAATACACAGGAAAGGAGGTTATAGTAAATGGACTGCCTTTGGTCAAAATACAATGAGCTGGTCTTTGGGCTGGAGGTGGAAAAACCACAGAGGACAACCCAAATTCTATATAGAGCATAATGGAACCTGCACGAAAAAACCTATTCCCAACACCGGCTTGTCCTGTGTTGGCGTGTATCTGAATTGTCATACTGGTTCTTTGTCGTATTATGTAGTCAGAGGTGACAAAGTGGATCACATTCACACTTTCGAGTTTCTCAATTTCTCTGAGCCCGTTTACCCATGTctgaaaatttgcaagaaaaacgGCTACTTGAAACTGCGTCTGTAA